The proteins below come from a single Aspergillus oryzae RIB40 DNA, chromosome 5 genomic window:
- a CDS encoding aminophospholipid-translocating P4-type ATPase NEO1 (P-type ATPase) translates to MPSSSDYLNPKARASIADDSGSDDDLDLEELDPTSATIHSPRSTDESTRPRDHGPGIALRNLRLGVRDRVWGRNQSGTYRGSEDMDRLLEDRDDDGLRRSHASSHNYTDDNAPLLEEGRHESGRSFPDNERVLHRNRRFRFPGANIASLFFGSSASTESETVIAKPPRDVFVGQVQRSKYPPNIVSNAKYTPWSFLPRTLYNEFSFFFNIYFLLVALSQIIPVLRIGYMSSYIAPLAFVVSISLGKEALDDIGRRRRDAEANAEEFSVLAFDKPLERQTLSARGDVNSEIANAIQVTKKSRDLKVGDVLKIRKNQRLPADVVILKSVSNDTAHQDTVTELSSDLIQADQSLGPPTAESSSRTAAETTNTSSTSDTFIRTDQLDGETDWKLRLPSVLSQNLPLLDLSRLKVTASAPDKSVNDFVGTIELGPPVGFYDPHVDKTDGDNSGNEGVQSKSAPLTIDNTAWANTVLASNTITYAVIIYTGSQTRAALSTSPSRSKVGLLEYEINNLTKILCVLTLALSIILVALEGFQPTNDKEWYVAIMIYLILFSTIIPMSLRVNLDMAKSVYGRFIERDKDIPGTVVRTSTIPEDLGRIEYLLSDKTGTLTQNEMELKKIHVGTVSYANDAMEEVASYVRQSFSGSSLTTPSTPFGTQTGLGAAPRTRREIGSRVRDVILALALCHNVTPTTDDEDGVKVTNYQASSPDEIAIVRYTEEVGLKLAYRDRQTIVLESTHTRSVVVRARILEIFPFTSDSKRMGIIVQFETDGGILESPKQGPEIWFYQKGADTVMTSIVAANDWLDEETANMAREGLRTLVVGRKRLSLQQYQEFDVKYKQASLALQGRDIGMAKVISEYLERDLELLGVTGVEDRLQRDVKPSLELLRNAGIKIWMLTGDKVETARCVAISAKLVARGQYIHTVAKVKDKSTAQEALDFLRNKTDCCLLIDGESLALMLGQFRSAFISVAVLLPAVVACRCSPTQKAEVADLIRQHTKKRVCCIGDGGNDVSMIQSADVGIGIVGKEGRQASLAADFSITQFHHLTKLLVWHGRNSYKRSAKLAQFIMHRGLIISACQTMYSIASHFDPKGLFINWLMVGYATVYTNAPVFSLVFDRDVDEHLANLYPELYKELKSGRSLSYRSFFTWVLISVYQGAIIQGLSQILLDTIAGPRLISVSFTALVINELLMVAIAITTWHPVMIFCLLGTALLYAASVPFLGEYFDLQYVITVDWVWRVVAVVAVAIIPVWAGKLIQRSWHPPSYRKVRG, encoded by the exons AtgccttcatcatccgaTTACTTAAACCCCAAGGCCCGAGCCAGCATTGCTGATGATTCTGGCTCGGACGACGATCTTGACCTGGAGGAGCTCGATCCAACTTCGGCAACAATTCACTCCCCACGTTCAACAGACGAATCAACGAGACCAAGGGACCATGGACCAGGGATTGCGCTGAGGAATTTGCGCTTGGGCGTAAGAGACCGAGTGTGGGGCCGGAATCAATCCGGGACGTACAGGGGATCGGAGGACATGGATCGTTTGCTCGAAGATCGAGACGACGACGGCCTGCGAAGGTCCCACGCGAGCTCTCACAATTATACCGATGACAATGCGCCCCTGCTGGAGGAAGGTCGACATGAGTCCGGTCGCTCGTTTCCGGACAACGAGCGGGTGCTGCACAGGAATCGTCGATTCCGATTTCCGGGTGCTAACATAGCAAGTTTGTTCTTTGGCTCTTCGGCGTCAACTGAGAGTGAAACTGTGATTGCGAAGCCTCCCCGCGATGTTTTTGTAGGGCAGGTACAAAGGTCTAAATACCCGCCAAATATCGTTTCGAATGCAAAATATACCCCATGGAGTTTCTTGCCCCGTACATTGTACAACGAATTCTCGTTCTTTTTCAACATctacttcctccttgtcgcGCTTTCACAGATTATTCCCGTGCTTCGAATAGGCTATATGTCCTCTTATATCGCGCCATTGGCGTTCGTCGTTTCCATATCTCTAGGAAAAGAAGCTTTGGATGATATCGGTCGACGGCGAAGGGACGCAGAGGCGAATGCAGAGGAGTTTTCTGTTCTAGCATTCGATAAGCCTCTTGAGAGGCAAACGTTATCTGCGCGTGGCGATGTTAACTCCGAGATTGCAAATGCCATCCAAGTTACTAAGAAATCTCGAGACCTGAAAGTTGGCGATGTCTTGAAAATTCGAAAGAACCAACGGCTTCCTGCCGATGTTGTGATCCTGAAAAGTGTCTCGAATGATACGGCTCACCAGGACACCGTGACGGAACTATCCTCAGATCTTATACAGGCGGACCAAAGTTTAGGACCGCCTACGGCGGAGTCTAGCTCGCGTACTGCAGCAGAAACGACAAACACATCGTCGACTAGCGATACGTTCATACGCACAGATCAACTGGACGGTGAAACGGACTGGAAACTACGTCTACCATCAGTACTATCGCAAAATCTTCCACTTCTGGACCTCTCCCGGTTGAAAGTTACTGCAAGTGCACCGGATAAAAGCGTAAATGATTTTGTGGGTACTATTGAGTTAGGGCCTCCTGTCGGATTCTACGACCCCCACGTTGATAAGACAGATGGCGATAATTCGGGGAACGAAGGAGTTCAATCCAAATCTGCTCCGCTGACAATTGATAACACGGCCTGGGCTAATACTGTCCTTGCATCAAATACGATAACATATGCCGTCATTATCTATACTGGCTCACAGACGCGAGCGGCACTttcaacatccccatctCGCTCCAAAGTAGGGCTGTTGGAGTATGAAATTAACAACCTGACCAAAATTCTATGCGTCTTGACCCTCGCCCTGTCGATTATTCTGGTCGCCTTGGAAGGATTTCAGCCAACGAACGATAAAGAGTGGTATGTTGCGATTATGATCtatctcattctcttctctacgATTATCCCCATGAGCTTGCGTGTCAACTTGGATATGGCCAAGTCGGTGTACGGTCGTTTCATTGAGCGAGACAAGGATATACCTGGCACCGTTGTAAGAACAAGCACAATACCTGAGGATCTCGGTAGAATTGAGTACCTGTTGTCGGACAAGACAGGAACTCTGACCCAGAACG AAatggagttgaagaagatccatGTTGGAACTGTGTCATATGCAAACGACGCTATGGAGGAGGTGGCCTCGTATGTCAGACAAAGCTTTTCTGGTAGCTCATTGACCACTCCTTCAACGCCTTTTGGAACTCAAACAGGGCTTGGGGCAGCTCCCCGCACGCGGAGAGAAATAGGTTCGCGTGTCAGGGATGTGATCCTCGCTCTTGCTCTGTGCCACAATGTTACGCCGACAacagatgacgaagatggcGTGAAAGTAACAAACTACCAGGCCTCTTCGCCGGATGAAATTGCCATTGTCAGGTACACCGAGGAGGTTGGGCTCAAACTGGCCTATCGTGACCGTCAGACGATAGTTCTCGAGTCTACGCACACTCGAAGCGTTGTTGTACGTGCTCGCATACTTgagattttccctttcactTCCGATAGCAAACGTATGGGCATTATCGTACAATTTGAGACAGATGGTGGGATATTAGAATCTCCCAAACAAGGGCCCGAGATCTGGTTTTATCAAAAGGGTGCAGACACGGTTATGACCTCGATCGTTGCAGCAAACGATTGGCTTGATGAGGAAACTGCCAACATGGCTCGAGAGGGCCTGCGAACTCTGGTTGTGGGAAGGAAACGGCTTTCCTTGCAGCAGTACCAGGAATTCGATGTGAAGTACAAGCAAGCGTCGCTTGCTCTCCAAGGACGGGATATCGGGATGGCCAAGGTCATCAGCGAGTATCTTGAACGAGACCTGGAACTCCTTGGGGTGACTGGGGTCGAAGACCGTTTGCAAAGGGACGTTAAGCCATCACTAGAACTTCTCCGCAACGCTGGAATAAAAATCTGGATGTTGACGGGTGACAAGGTGGAGACAGCACGTTGTGTGGCTATTTCTGCGAAACTAGTTGCCAGAGGACAGTACATTCATACTGTCGCCAAAGTCAAAGACAAATCGACTGCCCAGGAAGCTCTGGATTTCCTGCGTAACAAAACTGACTGTTGCCTGCTTATTGATGGCGAATCTCTCGCTCTCATGCTTGGTCAATTCCGGTCAGCGTTCATATCAGTTGCAGTCCTGTTGCCCGCTGTTGTTGCGTGTCGATGTTCCCCAACTCAGAAAGCCGAGGTTGCGGACTTGATCCGTCAGCATACCAAAAAGCGAGTCTGCTGCATAGGAGATGGTGGCAACGATGTGTCCATGATTCAGTCGGCTGATGTGGGAATTGGTATCGTTGGTAAAGAAGGACGCCAGGCTTCCCTTGCAGCAGATTTCAGCATTACGCAGTTTCACCACCTCACCAAGCTCCTGGTCTGGCACGGACGCAATTCCTACAAGCGGTCTGCCAAGTTAGCACAGTTTATCATGCATCGCGGTCTCATCATCAGCGCCTGTCAGACCATGTACAGCATTGCCAGTCACTTTGATCCCAAGGGTCTCTTTATCAACTGGCTTATGGTCGGCTATGCTACCGTTTACACCAACGCCCCCGTCTTCTCCCTAGTCTTTGATCGTGACGTTGACGAGCACCTCGCCAATCTCTACCCCGAACTGTACAAAGAACTCAAATCCGGCCGCAGTCTAAGTTAtcgctctttcttcacctGGGTCCTGATCTCCGTATACCAGGGGGCCATAATCCAAGGCCTCTCCCAGATCCTCCTAGACACAATCGCAGGACCCCGGCTCATCAGCGTATCATTCACAGCCCTGGTGATCAACGAACTTCTAATGGTCGCCATCGCCATAACTACCTGGCACCCCGTAATGATCTTCTGTCTCCTAGGCACAGCCCTCCTGTACGCTGCCAGCGTCCCCTTCCTAGGCGAATACTTCGACTTGCAGTACGTGATCACCGTGGATTGGGTCTGGCGTGTTGTCGCCGTGGTCGCCGTGGCCATCATCCCCGTCTGGGCTGGAAAGTTGATTCAACGATCCTGGCATCCTCCGAGTTATCGGAAAGTGAGGGGCTAG
- a CDS encoding putative MFS sugar transporter (predicted transporter (major facilitator superfamily)), which yields MDMELQQLENQLRELKKSRFELALPNPAYFTYILVAFASLGGLLSGLDQSLISGANLYMPDDLHLSDSRASLVNAGMPLGAVGGALILSPANEYLGRRMAIIVSCILYTIGAALEAGAVNFGMMFAGRFILGMGVGLEGGTVPVYVAECVTVPSRIRGNLVSLYQLNIALGEVLGYAVAAIFLDVKGNWRYILGSSLVFSTILLVGMLFLPESPRFLMHKNKPVEAYGVWKKIRGFEDIDAKSEFLGMRQSVESENEEQQHTKKYAWMDFFTNPRARRAMVYANIMIVLGQLTGVNAVMYYMGTLMENIGFDKRNSVFMSLVGGGSLLIGTIPAVMYMEKFGRRYWANTMLPCFFIGLVLVGVGYQINPERNPVAAQGVYLTGIILYMGFFGSYACLTWVIPSEVFPTYLRSYGMTTADANLFLCSFIVTYNFTAMMKSMTRIGLTLGFYGGIAAIGWVYQVIFMPETKNKSLEEIDELFSKPTSYIVKENMKSTAQIIRDLSHFRFKKVFSP from the exons ATGGATATGGAACTCCAACAGCTAGAGAATCAACTGCGtgaattgaagaagtcgcGCTTCGAGCTCGCGCTGCCCAACCCGGCCTACTTTACTTATATCCTAGTCGCATTTGCCTCCCTGGGAGGTTTGCTCTCCGGCCTGGACCAGTCCTTGATCAGTGGTGCCAACCTCTACATGCCCGATGACCTGCACTTGTCTGACTCGCGCGCCAGCTTGGTTAATGCCGGTATGCCGCTGGGTGCCGTGGGTGGTGCGCTAATTCTTTCTCCGGCCAACGAGTACTTGGGCCGTCGTATGGCTATTATCGTATCGTGCATCCTCTACACCATTGGTGCTGCTTTGGAGGCCGGCGCGGTCAACTTTGGCATGATGTTTGCGGGCCGTTTCATTCTAGGTATGGGTGTTGGTTTGGAGGGTGGTACCGTTCCGGTTTATGTTGCTGAATGTG TTACAGTCCCATCACGGATTCGTGGTAACCTGGTCTCGCTGTATCAGCTAAACATTGCTCTGGGCGAGGTCCTTGGCTATGCGGTTGCGGCCATCTTCCTGGATGTCAAGGGCAACTGGCGCTATATTCTTGGCTCATCCCTGGTCTTCTCAACCATCCTTCTTGTCGGAATGCTTTTCCTGCCTGAAAGTCCTCGTTTCTTGATGCACAAGAACAAGCCGGTGGAAGCATATGGTGTTTGGAAAAAGATCCGTGGCttcgaggatatcgatgCCAAGAGTGAGTTCTTAGGTATGCGCCAGTCGGTGGAGTCGGAAAACGAGGAGCAGCAGCACACCAAGAAGTACGCCTGGATGGACTTCTTTACCAATCCACGTGCTCGCCGCGCCATGGTCTACGCCAACATCATGATTGTCCTCGGCCAGCTAACGGGTGTCAACGCCGTAATGTACTACATGGGTACTCTTATGGAAAATATCGGGTTCGACAAGCGCAACAGTGTCTTCATGTCGCTTGTGGGTGGTGGTTCTTTGCTGATCGGCACAATCCCGGCGGTCATGTACATGGAGAAATTCGGTCGGCGTTACTGGGCCAATACCATGCTGCCGTGTTTCTTTATTGGTCTTGTTTTGGTTGGCGTGGGTTATCAAATCAATCCCGAACGAAACCCAGTGGCCGCCCAGGGCGTCTACCTCACCGGCATCATTCTCTACATGGGTTTCTTTGGCTCATACGCTTGTCTGACCTGGGTTATCCCATCCGAGGTGTTCCCCACCTACCTTCGTAGTTATGGTATGACTACTGCCGACGCCAACCTTTTCCTATGCTCGTTCATCGTCACATACAACTTCACCGCTATGATGAAATCTATGACCCGTATCGGTCTCACATTGGGCTTCTACGGTGGCATCGCCGCAATCGGCTGGGTCTACCAGGTCATCTTCATGCCAGAAACGAAGAACAAgtctctggaagagatcgacgAGCTGTTCTCCAAGCCCACGTCATATATCGTCAAGGAGAACATGAAGAGCACTGCGCAGATCATCCGGGATCTCTCCCATTTCCGGTTCAAGAAAGTGTTCAGCCCCTAG
- a CDS encoding uncharacterized protein (predicted protein), translated as MSSYFSSLTSSSAISNLGTRLTSLRRAITLGDEADDPDHEDCSHISNVLRAYYTEKGRPFPGWLPPDPKAPTPAPARTIATTQIQPGAHGSAPATSMYGRGSGGGLGDLWGDSGSAQPPTSQTASLRRGRAAGSMGAPLAATSSAPPGSVATPPSHSPTPPSLHPGGARPLPSQRGGSYQSLSGSQPLERAASAQERLRARLHGGRSPSPGQNPNSRPISPYYGGSDPSVRKPVGGRMR; from the coding sequence ATGTCTTCCTATTTCTCCTCTCTCACGTCCTCTTCGGCGATCTCGAATCTCGGCACCCGCTTGACGTCCCTTCGCCGGGCGATCACTCTGGGCGACGAGGCGGACGACCCAGACCACGAGGACTGCTCTCACATCTCCAACGTTCTACGCGCCTACTATACGGAGAAAGGTCGCCCGTTTCCCGGTTGGCTCCCTCCTGATCCCAAAGCTCCCACGCCTGCGCCGGCCCGGACCATCGCGACGACTCAAATCCAGCCCGGCGCTCATGGTTCGGCCCCGGCAACGTCGATGTACGGAcgtggtagtggtggtgggttgGGTGATCTGTGGGGTGATTCGGGCTCGGCACAACCTCCCACCTCCCAAACGGCTAGCTTGCGGCGAGGACGGGCTGCTGGTAGCATGGGTGCGCCGTTGGCGGCCACGAGCAGTGCGCCCCCGGGGTCTGTAGCAACACCACCCAGTCACTCGCCTACCCCGCCGTCGCTGCACCCGGGCGGAGCGCGACCATTGCCCAGTCAGCGAGGTGGATCATATCAATCGCTCTCCGGTTCTCAACCTCTGGAACGGGCAGCTTCGGCGCAGGAAAGGCTTCGGGCTAGATTACATGGAGGCCGGTCGCCTAGTCCCGGGCAGAACCCGAACAGTCGGCCGATTTCACCATACTATGGCGGATCGGATCCTAGCGTACGAAAACCGGTTGGGGGAAGGATGCGAtga
- a CDS encoding 66S preribosome component MAK16 (RNA-binding nuclear protein (MAK16) containing a distinct C4 Zn-finger) encodes MSSDEIVWQVINQQFCSYKLKTTKGQNFCRNEYNVSGLCNRQSCPLANSRYATVRSDPETGVMYLYMKTVERAHMPSKWWERIRLSSNYAKALEQLDERLIYWPKFLVHKCKQRLTRLTQVAIRMKKLAKEEERLGEKIVPKMAPKIRRREETRERKAESAAKVERAIERELIERLRSGAYGEAPLNVEEGIWKKVLRGLERAGEGERDEDLDDGELEEEEEGVGEVEYVSDLDEEEDLEDIEDWLGAESGDSSDDYDDEDDEDDDSDDESDDEDASEHSEDEKKKPAPGFKRKRPAPQAKPRKKGPRIEIEYETEGAGKENLFA; translated from the exons ATGTCGTCAGATGAGATTGTCTGGCAGGTTATCAACCAGCAATTCTGTTCCTATAAACTAAA GACAACCAAAGGCCAAAATTTCTGCCGAAACGAGTACAATGTCAGCGGTCTCTGCAATCGCCAGTCCTGCCCGCTGGCCAACTCCCGCTATGCCACAGTGCGGTCAGATCCCGAAACGGGCGTGATGTACCTCTACATGAAGACCGTGGAACGCGCGCACATGCCCAGCAAATGGTGGGAACGGATAAGGCTGTCGTCGAACTACGCAAAGGCGCTGGAGCAGCTTGATGAGCGACTGATCTACTGGCCCAAGTTCCTGGTGCACAAGTGCAAGCAGCGTCTTACGAGGCTGACGCAGGTGGCTATTCGCATGAAGAAGCTGGctaaagaagaggagagacTAGGAGAGAAGATTGTGCCGAAGATGGCGCCTAAGATTCGGCGGAGAGAGGAAACCCGTGAGCGCAAGGCTGAGTCGGCGGCTAAGGTTGAGCGGGCGATTGAGAGAGAGCTTATTGAGAGATTACGCAGTGGTGCTTATGGTGAAGCGCCGCTGAATGTGGAGGAGGGTATCTGGAAGAAGGTGCTTCGCGGCCTGGAGCGCGCGGGAGAGGGTGAGCGCGATGAGGATCTAGATGATGgagagttggaggaggaagaggaaggtgtTGGTGAGGTTGAGTACGTTAGCGAtcttgatgaggaggaggacctggaagatattgaagattgGCTTGGTGCGGAGTCGGGAGACTCAAgtgatgactatgatgacgaggatgatgaggatgacgacaGTGACGATGAGAgtgacgacgaggatgctAGCGAGCAcagcgaggatgagaagaagaagcccgccCCTGGCTTCAAGAGGAAGCGTCCTGCTCCCCAGGCTAAACCCCGGAAGAAGGGTCCTCGGATCGAGATCGAGTACGAAACCGAGGGCGCTGGCAAGGAAAATCTCTTCGCTTAA
- a CDS encoding FAR11/STRIP family protein (uncharacterized conserved protein), which produces MTDTPLASLSLTHVHYADEVDQTGTDISPVSDDQLMEEVAEGLRQERVSGSTPSAPGEVPMEAGKPYRRPELRRDAAAPPLPLQPPPPAPVQQSSERPTDSLSLAQLRQFVQEMPRIEQPAYAFVYADSQPFAEEIEEWFQYSEFDRAMLLGMKSSFEKKWASFLEAQNAESSQISWIDTTDDQRRAFMAQMVNGIREREVSVRLEALEVVCYTVTGVWGTTAGRDVDDYPEDPSPMETAEVPKSKSLQISWIENNANLVLESSGLAPLFECLCRIFERNRTSYSSEPASAGAESANPASLAAMEREANLILTAFYMIVEVGRKQEAQDPRHTPLRNALIGLKPNLLVFLVEVIARLRWDDSANIPLTRIILLFWKSLLLFFGGSDELKRAKEELEPKFKEREDDTSRRTPFLTASPLDYHIFRQEITSKYPAYNPPPPVVPLELENNSILPPLPQHPSRGASSNGLFSGVGPSVAGGNGSILHQSVHIATPAPSPPPSPIGPGGKAGKKQNYQTNQNFPFMYPPLDVSSNDIGGKGTTELQDVLVGKRWEGSDVPASIIEAGKLFSTHVKMTRAMRQLWEERERFMKYDRGWYLDDSGAPSDENIPDELLEDFQDLDLKQGKKNTPRWSPSKETDDEDIQRRLDAVESFYTQALVHLQSITIVFLKIILTNVSAMVNQTQGSQGMSDGYGVNGSGPGPASITEDLHSEAAIEELDNVRLREITGKAISGSLLLLVKWFKRSHILKFEYMTQLLLDSNYLPLILKMFAHQDIDQAVAQKFDRKELGFFHFCLLQSDQPPEPSHSDEESSGDEAVPPPIARHRSQVDPGNSSVRVQSPEDAFEEFLNEPDLPRPEVDELGYPTAPPPKEPIKVFSFRNFFSAINYLHIMQKITRDKAHRCLLLVQYKSSTILRKGLKIPDPHLRFYTLKLFKSQVPYCGRKWRQSNMRVITAIYLYCRPELRDDWLAGSDIDAEVEEALPLEQALRGLTHWWHLRRYKDVMGGEEGASLMEEERDFFVRELEAMGWGFAGEEMLNGTSEEAEMAAAGGQLPEGTEWDGGPLQMEGW; this is translated from the exons GCAGATGAGGTCGACCAAACAGGGACAGATATCTCTCCTGTCTCAGACGATCAGCTAATGGAAGAAGTCGCCGAGGGCCTACGGCAGGAGCGAGTCTCAGGGAGCACGCCGTCTGCCCCAGGTGAAGTCCCTATGGAGGCTGGAAAACCATATCGGCGACCGGAGTTGCGTCGGGATGCTGCAGCTCCACCGCTGCCTCTACagcctccaccaccagctccagtGCAGCAGAGTTCAGAAAGGCCCACGGACTCACTAAGTCTTGCACAACTCAGGCAATTCGTGCAGGAAATGCCTAGGATTGAGCAGCCTGCTTATGCATTTGTATATGCCGATTCTCAGCCATTTgcggaagagatcgaagaaTGGTTCCAGTACAGCGAGTTTGACAGAGCTATGCTGCTGGGGATGAAATCATCGTTTGAGAAGAAGTGGGCTTCTTTCCTCGAGGCTCAGAACGCAGAATCCTCGCAGATATCATGGATAGATACTACTGATGATCAGCGAAGGGCATTCATGGCTCAGATGGTGAATGGCATACGAGAGCGTGAGGTCTCGGTGCGTCTTGAAGCCCTGGAAGTCGTTTGTTATACTGTGACTGGTGTATGGGGTACCACTGCTGGAAGAGATGTAGATGACTATCCTGAAGATCCGTCTCCCATGGAAACCGCAGAGGTCCCCAAGTCTAAGTCATTACAAATCAGTTGGATCGAAAATAATGCCAACCTGGTGCTTGAAAGCTCAGGCCTGGCACCATTGTTCGAGTGTCTATGCCGCATTTTTGAAAGAAACCGCACCTCTTATAGTAGTGAGCCTGCTAGCGCTGGGGCCGAGAGCGCGAACCCAGCATCTCTCGCTGCCATGGAGCGCGAGGCAAATTTGATTCTTACGGCCTTTTACATGATCGTGGAAGTCGGTAGGAAACAAGAAGCCCAAGATCCGCGGCACACACCATTAAGGAATGCCCTGATTGGCTTGAAGCCGAATCTATTGGTATTCCTGGTCGAAGTTATCGCACGCCTGCGGTGGGATGACTCTGCTAACATTCCGCTTACGAGGATAATCCTCTTATTTTGGAAGTCattgctcctcttctttggcGGCAGTGATGAATTGAAAAGAGCCAAGGAGGAATTGGAACCAAAATTtaaggaaagggaggatgATACGTCTCGGAGGACGCCTTTTCTTACTGCATCACCTCTTGATTATCACATCTTTCGGCAAGAAATTACTTCTAAATACCCGGCCTATAACCCGCCACCACCTGTAGTTCCTCTGGAACTAGAGAACAATTCTattctccctcctcttccccagCATCCCAGCAGAGGAGCTTCGTCCAATGGACTCTTTTCTGGGGTCGGCCCATCTGTTGCAGGTGGTAATGGTTCTATCCTTCACCAGTCAGTCCACATAGCAACACCtgcaccttctcctcctccatcaccaATTGGCCCAGGGGGTAAAGCggggaaaaagcaaaactaCCAGACCAACCAAAACTTCCCCTTCATGTACCCACCTCTAGATGTTTCTAGCAACGATATCGGCGGCAAAGGTACAACCGAGCTTCAAGATGTACTCGTTGGCAAGAGATGGGAGGGAAGTGACGTACCAGCTTCAATCATCGAGGCTGGCAAACTTTTCTCGACACACGTCAAAATGACTAGAGCGATGCGACAACTTTGGGAAGAGCGAGAACGGTTTATGAAATATGATCGCGGCTGGTACCTAGATGATAGTGGGGCCCCATCCGATGAGAATATTCCTGACGAACTTCTGGAGGACTTTCAAGACTTAGATTTgaagcagggaaagaagaacactCCACGATGGTCGCCCAGCAAGGAaaccgacgacgaagatatcCAGCGGCGCTTGGATGCCGTTGAGTCTTTCTAC ACGCAAGCGCTTGTGCATTTGCAATCCATCACCATTGTATTCTTGAAGATAATCCTGACAAATGTCAGTGCTATGGTGAACCAGACCCAAGGCAGCCAAGGCATGAG CGATGGTTACGGCGTTAATGGATCCGGGCCCGGGCCAGCATCCATCACCGAGGATTTACACTCCGAGGCTGCCATCGAGGAACTTGACAATGTCCGGCTTCGGGAGATTACTGGAAAAGCTATTTCAGGATCTTTGTTGCTTCTGGTAAAGTGGTTCAAAAGATCTC ACATATTGAAATTTGAATATATGACGCAGTTGTTGCTCGATTCCAATTACCTGCCGTtgatattgaagatgtttGCCCACCAAGATATTGATCAAGCTGTGGCACAGAAGTTTGACCGCAAGGAGCTGGG ATTCTTCcatttctgtcttcttcaGTCGGACCAACCGCCAGAACCATCGCATTCGGACGAGGAATCGAGTGGGGATGAGGCGGTACCTCCCCCAATTGCTCGGCATCGGTCACAAGTGGATCCAGGTAACTCTTCCGTACGAGTACAATCCCCGGAggatgcctttgaagaatttTTAAACGAGCCcgatcttcctcgtcctgAGGTGGACGAGCTGGGATACCCTACCGCACCTCCACCCAAAGAGCCGATCAAGGTGTTTTCATTCCGCAACTTTTTCTCGGCTATCAATTACTTGCATATCATGCAGAAGATTACCCGTGATAAAGCCCACAGATGTCTGTTGCTGGTGCAATACAAATCTAGTACTATCCTTCGAAAAGGGCTGAAAATACCAGACCCGCATCTACGGTTCTACACtctcaagctcttcaagTCACAGGTCCCATACTGTGGCCGCAAATGGCGCCAAAGCAACATGCGTGTGATCACCGCCATCTACCTCTACTGCCGTCCGGAGCTGCGAGATGACTGGCTGGCAGGATCAGACATCGATGCGGAGGTGGAAGAAGCCTTGCCGCTCGAACAAGCACTCCGTGGCCTAACACACTGGTGGCACTTGCGGCGGTATAAAGACGTAATGGGCGGTGAGGAGGGCGCATCACTCATGGAAGAGGAGCGCGATTTCTTTGTGCGAGAGCTCGAAGCAATGGGCTGGGGATTTGCAGGCGAGGAGATGCTCAATGGCACTAGCGAGGAAGCTGAgatggctgctgctggtgggCAGTTACCAGAAGGAACTGAGTGGGACGGCGGCCCATTGCAGATGGAGGGGTGGTGA